In Hyalangium minutum, a single window of DNA contains:
- a CDS encoding phosphotransferase, with the protein MQVGPWRVLRGKGLGVYGFVYLVERVGQESAGPFALKVARYPRDPRFEREGELLSRVRHPHVPRLHDRGEWTSPNGESFPYVVMDAIDGVTLYAWAAHQPRSLRERLRALEQVARAYPSGPGRAGRPCGVERGGSPLDP; encoded by the coding sequence ATGCAGGTAGGCCCTTGGCGTGTGCTGCGGGGCAAGGGTCTGGGAGTCTACGGCTTCGTCTACCTCGTGGAGCGGGTGGGGCAGGAGAGCGCGGGGCCCTTCGCCCTGAAGGTGGCGCGCTACCCGAGGGATCCTCGATTCGAGCGCGAGGGAGAGCTGCTCTCGCGCGTGCGCCATCCCCACGTGCCCCGGCTGCATGACCGCGGCGAGTGGACGTCGCCGAACGGGGAGTCCTTTCCGTATGTGGTGATGGATGCGATCGACGGCGTGACGCTGTACGCGTGGGCGGCTCATCAGCCGCGATCGCTGCGTGAGCGGCTGCGGGCGCTGGAGCAGGTGGCTCGGGCGTATCCGTCCGGCCCAGGACGTGCTGGGAGACCTTGTGGAGTTGAGCGAGGTGGGTCACCCCTGGACCCATGA
- a CDS encoding TetR/AcrR family transcriptional regulator: MPSDESKPRKVRGRPPRLSRALVVATAVELVREDGLRTLSMRSLAERLGVTPMAVYKHVANRDELALWVVEEIFATLLLPEDRLEPLAWLRELARRVRALGLANRGVMDFLLEEGPIVGATLVILDRTVRKLHDAGVPWEEAGALHNTFFSWLAGAVRRQEQWDSRSEEAPPLFQRFFAAAATLPPGEYPGIAHTLPHMQATSIEAEFEASLSFMLEGIQRRIDARLAGVRRGRLTRKA; encoded by the coding sequence TCTCCCGCGCCCTGGTCGTGGCGACCGCGGTAGAGCTCGTCCGAGAGGATGGGCTCCGAACGCTCTCGATGCGGTCCCTGGCCGAGCGGCTTGGGGTGACCCCCATGGCCGTGTACAAGCACGTCGCGAACCGGGACGAGCTCGCGCTGTGGGTCGTCGAGGAGATTTTCGCGACGCTCTTGCTGCCCGAGGATCGCCTGGAGCCGCTGGCGTGGCTCCGGGAGCTTGCCAGGCGGGTGCGCGCGCTCGGACTGGCGAACCGAGGTGTCATGGACTTCCTCTTGGAGGAAGGTCCCATCGTCGGCGCCACGCTCGTCATCCTCGACCGGACAGTCCGCAAGCTGCATGACGCCGGTGTTCCGTGGGAGGAAGCTGGAGCGCTGCACAACACCTTCTTCTCCTGGCTCGCCGGGGCAGTGCGTCGACAAGAGCAGTGGGACTCTCGGAGTGAGGAGGCCCCCCCTCTCTTTCAGCGGTTCTTCGCTGCGGCCGCGACGCTGCCTCCTGGAGAATACCCTGGCATCGCCCACACCCTGCCCCATATGCAAGCCACGAGCATCGAGGCCGAGTTCGAGGCCAGCTTGAGCTTCATGCTCGAGGGAATCCAGAGGCGCATCGATGCGCGGCTCGCCGGGGTGAGGAGAGGCCGGCTGACACGCAAGGCGTGA
- a CDS encoding amidohydrolase family protein, translated as MSERWLLRGAEVITCDPDSADMPRADVLIENGVIAAMGPGLRADDCRVLELDGKILMPGFIDTHRHTWQTPLRALGGDWTVMDYLAAVRVKLAPAFRPSDIYAANLAGALEALDAGITTLVDYSHCIESPEHADSALEALEHARIRALFSYGYAEGARASPAFPTHESRLQDARRLRTTRLASDDRLVRMGIALTEMQIPWESSRAEIRSARELNVPITAHCSAWPVSGPSEIQQMATEGLLGPDVLFVHCTWSSEEDLKRIADSGGAIAVTPETELQMGMGFPVTGRALRSRVRTTLGCDVVSSNGGDLFTAMRLALQVERGLANARGGMPRALDLKAERLLQMVTRDAAEAIGLGRVTGSLRPGKDADLIVLAADALNMTPLNRPRDAVVMQAHAGNVESVMVRGRLVKHRGVLLDVDLPAVRRKVVETRNAVLERVGGLSMLLSDRAELDKHWDTGGGATTDDA; from the coding sequence ATGAGCGAACGATGGCTGCTCCGTGGCGCTGAGGTGATCACCTGCGATCCCGACAGCGCCGACATGCCGCGCGCAGACGTCCTGATCGAGAACGGAGTCATCGCTGCGATGGGTCCTGGGCTCCGCGCGGACGATTGCCGGGTTCTTGAGCTCGACGGAAAGATCCTCATGCCCGGCTTCATCGACACGCATCGGCACACGTGGCAGACGCCGCTGCGCGCGTTGGGTGGGGACTGGACCGTCATGGACTACCTGGCAGCCGTGCGAGTGAAGCTCGCGCCGGCCTTCCGCCCCAGCGACATCTACGCCGCGAACCTCGCCGGCGCGCTGGAGGCGCTGGACGCAGGCATCACCACCCTCGTCGACTACTCCCACTGCATCGAGTCACCCGAGCACGCCGACAGCGCGCTGGAGGCCCTCGAGCACGCCCGGATTCGAGCGCTCTTCTCTTACGGCTATGCGGAGGGCGCGCGCGCGAGCCCTGCCTTTCCCACCCACGAGAGCCGGCTCCAGGACGCCCGGCGCTTGCGGACCACACGCCTTGCATCGGACGACCGCCTGGTCCGGATGGGGATTGCCCTCACCGAGATGCAGATCCCGTGGGAGTCGAGCCGGGCCGAGATCCGCTCGGCGCGCGAGCTCAACGTGCCCATCACCGCGCATTGCTCGGCCTGGCCCGTGTCAGGACCGAGCGAGATCCAGCAGATGGCCACCGAGGGGTTGCTCGGGCCGGATGTCCTCTTCGTCCACTGCACGTGGAGCTCCGAGGAGGATCTGAAGCGCATCGCCGACAGTGGTGGGGCGATCGCGGTGACCCCAGAGACCGAGCTGCAGATGGGCATGGGCTTCCCCGTCACTGGGCGTGCGCTGCGAAGCCGCGTTCGTACAACGCTCGGCTGTGACGTCGTCTCGAGCAACGGCGGAGACTTGTTCACCGCCATGCGGCTTGCCCTGCAGGTCGAGCGGGGCCTGGCAAACGCACGTGGAGGGATGCCCCGGGCCCTCGACCTCAAGGCAGAGCGGCTGCTCCAGATGGTGACGCGCGACGCCGCGGAGGCGATTGGGCTGGGGCGCGTCACCGGCTCGCTCCGTCCGGGCAAGGATGCCGATCTCATTGTTCTCGCCGCGGACGCGCTGAACATGACGCCGCTCAATCGTCCGCGAGATGCGGTCGTGATGCAGGCCCATGCGGGCAACGTCGAGTCCGTGATGGTTCGCGGCAGGCTGGTGAAGCACCGGGGGGTGCTGCTCGACGTGGACCTGCCTGCCGTCAGGCGCAAGGTGGTCGAGACGCGCAACGCCGTGCTCGAGCGCGTGGGAGGCCTGTCGATGCTCCTCAGCGATCGGGCGGAGCTCGACAAGCACTGGGACACGGGCGGCGGTGCCACCACGGACGACGCGTAA